The Nitrospira sp. genome window below encodes:
- a CDS encoding aspartate 1-decarboxylase, translating into MFRQMLRAKIHRATVTEACLEYEGSLTVDEDLLDAAGILPYEAIVCSNLNNGERFMTYAMKGKRGKGEIVLNGPTARKAAVGDQIIIFCYEYYSDEEIKRHKPRIIQVDGKNRITRKVVKR; encoded by the coding sequence ATGTTTCGACAAATGTTGCGGGCAAAGATACATCGGGCGACGGTGACCGAGGCCTGTTTGGAATATGAAGGCAGTCTCACGGTGGACGAAGATCTGCTGGATGCGGCGGGGATTCTGCCATACGAAGCCATCGTCTGCTCCAATCTCAACAACGGCGAGCGGTTCATGACCTACGCCATGAAGGGGAAGCGGGGGAAGGGCGAGATTGTGCTGAACGGACCAACTGCACGCAAGGCGGCGGTGGGCGATCAGATCATCATTTTCTGCTACGAGTACTACAGCGATGAGGAGATCAAACGGCATAAACCGAGGATCATCCAAGTCGACGGCAAGAACCGGATCACCCGCAAGGTTGTGAAACGCTGA